The Ovis canadensis isolate MfBH-ARS-UI-01 breed Bighorn chromosome 24, ARS-UI_OviCan_v2, whole genome shotgun sequence DNA window TTGGTTTTGGCATCAGTCCTGGACAGCTTTGTTTCCCTTGGAGGCTCTTACCAAGCTTCTTATAGGCCAGAGCCTGTGcatttttcaaattctgaaagtgCTGTTAAATGTTGTGCGTCTGTACTTCAGTTGATTTATAAGCCTAGGTTTGGACTGAAGCATATCAAGGTTTAATCATTACCTAAcacaggcaatggcaacccactccagaaggcTAAATCCCTTAGAACGTGTCTTCCTTTGTAGTCCCAGTCACCTGTGTCTGTGGTAGGGTCTTCGACCTCGGCACAGACAGCTCCCCGCATCTGTCGTGTCCGTTCCTGCCTGCCAGGACTTAGAGCTATAAGCCTTCTTTCCTGCTGTCATGGGTAGACTGTCTGCCAGCAGACAAGGCCTGGGCCCGAGCCCTGTGCTGCCCAGGTGGAGCCTTCCCCTCCGACCTCCCACAGGAGTGGACCTGTTCTCTTTGGTTGAATCACTAGGCCAGCCACAGAAGACACTAACTACCGTGATCCTATCCCCAACTCCATCCGACTTGCAGACCGCCCTTACACCTCAAGGGGTTTCAGGCATGGGTCTGTTGCCCCTCATCCTGTTGGCTTACTGCAGGGCGGTGAGTGGGCACCTGTTTTCTGTTCAGTTTATACGACTCTTTCTCCCCATGTGGCACTTGTACAGCTGGTTACAGGAAATGCCTGTCCACAGCATGTTGTAATAGAAGGCAGTGCAGCGAGCCCAGGCCTTTCTCCTGCGGGTCGGCAGTTCGGGGTGCTCTGTTCCCCGGCATGACTAGCTCAGCACCCATCTTCTCTCTTGTTCCTTTCCAGGCTGAACCCTGTGCCCGGCTCCTACCCCACGCAGAGCGGCCACCCTCACCTGACCCCAAATCACCCTGCCGCCCAGATGCAGCACGCCAGTGGCCAGAAACTGGCGGCCTGGCCGTCGTGTGCTCCTGGGCACATGCCCAGCCTGCCTCCGTACCAGCCTGCCTCCGGCCTGTGCTACGTGCAGAATCATTTTGGCACAACCCCCAACTCGTCGGGTGTCTACCCAGCTTCCGCGGGTgcctccctgggagtccagccccctgcccccctcaATTGCCCCGGCACCGTGTATTCCGGGGCTCTGGCCACTCCAGCGGCCACAGGCTCTAAGGAGTGCTCAAGGGTCCTGATGCCCTGAGAAAGTTTCCAGGGATGCGATCTCCCCTCCTGGCCTTCTCAAAAAGGGCCTCTGTGAGCTAAGATTTTCTTGACACGAAGTTATTTATTGGATACCTCTATGTGCCACGCTCTGTGTTGAGTATTTTGATATGTGTTCCTGTTCATCTCGTTTACCCTCATGACAGCTTCGTGAAGTACAGTGGTCCCCACTTCCCAGATGCAGAAAGCAGGGTGCCTGGTCAGGACACGTGGCTCTTGTGGCACAGCTGGGGCGCTTGGCTTCAGGCCCAGGCCCCTCCCACCCACTTCCCCGCCCCAAAGAAACCTCGGGGAAGGGGGATCGGTTGTCAGCGGCTCATCCCAGctctctgctccttcctggccttgTGCGTAGTGCTCTTGGTTATCCAGTGTCCGTGTGTTCATGTGTGCCCTTCAGGAGCTCCCTGCTGGTGTGCTCGCCAGTCCCCAGGCCTGTGCAGTGTTTCTCCCCTGCAGTGACACCCCCACCACCCAGACTTCTGCCCCAGGGGTGGTGAGACGGGCCTGCGTGTGCCCCAGCAGTATGTTGACGGGTCCGTCGCGTTGGTTACGTTTGTATAAAGAAACTGCCTCCAGCCTGCCCCTGGCGTGCTGTGTCTTTATGATCGGGGAATACAGAGGGCAGCAAAGAGAACTGTAGCCAGGTCCAGCCGGGCAGACGATGCCCCAGCGGGGATGTGAAATGGGGCAGGAGATACGAGGCTCCCTGGAGAGCTGAAAGGGCAAACGGGAAGGTTTGGTGACCCTGAGATGGGTGGACGGCAGAGAGCCACAGTGGTGGTCCCCACACTCCAGGCTGGGTCACCGTGAGAAGGGCTTCCTGGCGGGACCTTACACAGGAGAGACATGGGCACTGGCGGTGACGCTGTGAGAAGCAAGAGTTAGGGAGGAGAGCCCTGGCCTCTGCCTGTCTCCTGATCTCCCAGCAGGAGATCCCGTGGGCTAAATTAACCATGAAGCTGTTGGCGAGTAAGCCCAGGAATTGTGGTCCGCAGGAATCAGCTCCCCCATGCCCACCCCTcgaggcagggcagggcaggacaGGAAGGTGACTGAGCCAACGGGCACCTGATCAGGCCCGGGGGAGCTCGTAGCTTCTGATCAGCTGTCGGCTGGACTCCAGGTGGGCTCACGTTGAGGAAACACTCCTGGTGCGGGTGTCCTGACAAACACTGTAACACGTGGCCTTTGTGTATTCCTGGAGCTGGATGGCCACCTTAGGCTGGCTCTTTGGAGAGGCCTGGGACTTAGAGATGGATAAGACACACCCACAGATCTGCAGCAGTGGTCAGGGCGATGAATGGCCTGcactggctggggaggggggacGAAGCCTGGAGGGTGGCTCCTGAGGATTGTGAACAGGATTCACCAACCGAGGAGTCCAGACTGCAGTCCCAAGAGCCTGGTACATCCCACCACGCCCGCACCTTTCCCATAGGGTCACTTGGTGAGGGCAGACTGCTGTGTGTCCCCTAGTCGTCATCCCTCCACTGCAGACTCCAGTCCCAGGCCTGTGCccagaggcaggggaggaggccACCTACCTTTCAGCGTGCTACCATCACCTCCTTTGTATCTGGCCCTCCCGGTTGGATCAGCCAGAGCTGTAGAGGCTGGCGGCCTGCCTTGTGGATGGCCAGGCTCAAGGACCCTCACGCGACCCTGGGTAGCAGGGCTGTGAGGGTCATCTGAGGTCATTCTGTTCCATCGTCTCCTCTGCCACTGGTTTCCTTAACCAGCTtcctgggaggtggggtgggtctGGCAGAGCAGCCGACAGCAGCCCATCCTCTGCTGCAAGCGCCGCTCTGAAATTGGCTCTTTGCCTGTTCCCCTGGGCTTTGCTTGGGGCGCAGCAGGCAGCCTGGACCAGAGCAGGGGCACTTGTAGAGGGGATCCCAAAGCCCTCCCCCACTTGCCTGTTGAATCATCCATGTGTACCCGCTTCTGTGCGAGTGTGCCAAGCCTCAGGCTGGGCCTCGACAAGACAGGTGAGCTCCGTGAGGGCGGAAAACCCCCAACACGGGGCTGACACACAATGAAGATCTGTTGACCAAGTAAATGAACTGGGATGCCCTACTCTTGGGGATCTCAATCTGGGAGTGGGGGAGAGTAGACAATTGAAAAATTGTAATTCAGTGGCGCTGTTCAGGCATCAGAAGAGGCCCCCAGACCAGCCTGGAGATCTGGGGGTCAGTCGGATACCGACCACACATCCTTCCATGGGGGCGGGGTGGCCCtggaaggagggaaaggggaaagcCCTAACTAGGTCCTCTCGCTATTGTTAGGCGCATGAAGAACACAGACCAACAGGCAAAGGGAAGGCCATTGTTCCCCTGCATGATAGAAACCGCTCCCCAGGCTAGGACGGACCCACTGATGGCCAGAGAAGCTTCCAGACGTCCTCCAGTTCCCCCTCTTCGTcagcagggggcagcagagaagcaGCCCCTTGGCCACCTCTGAAATCTTTCCCTGGGGCTGGTGCTGGGACTACAGGAGGAAGACAGTGTGCTTCCGTCCTTGGAGGAGCCCCCTCTGGGGTGGGGCCGGGGATCCAGCTCTGTGCATAAATGTGACCTTCCAGATAAGGTCTGGAAGAGAGGCGTGGACGCCCAGCTCTGAGAGGCCCGGCTCCTTCAGATGCCTGCTGGTTCATTCCTTCATTTAACAAGCGCTTTGCGggcaactggtggctcagatggtaaaagcgtctgtctgcaatgcaagagacccgggttcgatccctgggttgggaagatgccctaggagaaggagatggcagcccactccagtattcttgcctggaaaatcccatggatggcggagcctggtagtccaccatccatggggtcgcaaagagtcgaactctactgagcgacttcacttcacttgcggGGAACAAGAGCTCCAGGCCTGTGCTCGGCTCTGGGgacatgaagaaagaaaaggaggagccCAGGCTTCAGTATGCCCAGTCTGTTGTGGGAGACGTGCTCTGTGGAGAGGGAGAAGAGCCAGGTACAGAGGCGAGGTGTGCCCACCTGGCAGGGCGGGGTGGGACTGGGGAGGGCAGTGGAGGGGAGTTAACCAGGCAGGACCCAGGGCGATAGTGTGAGcagagatgggaagggagttCGGCAGGGCAGAGGCTATGTGCAGCTAGGAAAGAGCTGGAAGTGATGGGTGCCCAGCTTGAGGCCCTGGCTGAGGGGTGGGACAGACAGAAATGGAGCCTAGAAGGCAAAGTGACCTCCTGGGGTCACAGCAGGTGAGTGGCCAAGCGTGTGCACACAGCTCTCCCACCCAGTGTCCGGTGCTCTTGCCCTGCCGGAAGGTGTCTGCCCACCTGCAggtggcagggtgggggagggccCAGGATTGGGTTGGAAAGTCCTGTAGGATGAGGTTCCCCCAAGTGAGGAATGAGGGGACGGAGAAGGATGGAGTTGGCTCCTGAGACCTGCAGGGGCCTCTCCCCGGGCCTGCATCCCAGGGTGCCCTCAGGGCTCTGCTCAGAGCATCTCTGCCTGGATAACTGCCCGCAGCCAGAGGCAGCGAGTCCCCCACCTGGGCTCGAAGCTCAGCACCGCCACACCTCTCCAGGTCCCAGGCCACCCAGGATCTTGCTCGTTCTGAGCCTGGAGCTCCTCTCCCATGAAAGGTGGCCTGTCCGAGTCTGCTTAAACACCCCAAGGCTACTTCCTTGATGGACTCCTCCTCCTAGGGGCCTGGCTACAGCATCCCTGGAGCCAAGGACCAGGTGGGCTACCCACAGAGGCAACACCGGACAGGGCTTGGGGCGGTTGGGacacaaagcacacacacacacacccaactcAGTCACATAAAAACAGACACGACATTCTGAACTCACAAATCTTACCTAGGGGCCTTCCACGCCAACCTGCACTCTCTGTGGTCAGGGCTGTGGGTTCCGTTGGTGAAGGAAAGCTACacggctcaaaatagcctggagttaaaccTCCCCTTCAGGTCCTTCCCACCATTCTATACAGAATAAAGAACTTTCTCCCCCGAAGAAAGGAATGGACGTTAAGATTGATTACGTTCAGCCCCCAGCCGATCCCAGTCTCCAGCCGGTCTCAGGAAATCCTTGCCCCAGTTGTTGAAAGCTAACTAATCAAAAATAATCTTGAGGAGAAACAGACCCCTCGAAACAATGCATCTCCGCATGTATATGTTTTCCATATAGACCTGCTCTCCTCTTAGCGCAGCAGCCCACTAACCCGACTGCTGCCCCTTCTAATGctgcctcattaaaggtgatctgttcctgtaaagtgcccgtctctttctttctctgccttcacCTTCTCTAATTCCCTTACCCTAtagttgatgctgctgctgctgctgctgctgctaagtcacttcagttgtagcCGACTCGGCGCAACcccacagcccaccagggtcccccatccctgggattctccaggcaagaacactggagtgggttgccatttccttctccaatgcatgaaagtgaaaagtgaaagtgaagtcgctcagtcatgtccaactcctagcgaccccatggactgcagcccaccaggctcctccgtccatgggatttgcatgtcccctcaaatatggtgaagtcctaaccatagccctgacttgtacctgtgaatgtgacatGATGAGGTCATATGGGATTCAGGTGGGGCCTAAACTCAACAGCTGGCTTCCCCATAAAGATGAAGCTACACAGAGACCCCACAGGGAGAAAACGGCCGTGTGATGACGGAGGCAGAGTCTGGGTCGACGTGTCTCCCAGCCACGGGCGCCAAAGACTGCTAGGAACCACTAGAAGCTGAAAAGAGGGGAGAAAGTGTTCCTCCCTAGAACTCTCAAGGGCAGCACAGGCCCCTGGatgccttgatttcagacttcctgcctccaggactgtgaaagaataaacgtctgggtttttttgtttgtttgtttaagtctttattgaatttgttacagttttgtttctgtcttatgttttggttttttggccatgaggcatgtggaatcttagcttccagaccagggatcgaacctgtaccccctacattggaaagcgacctcttaaccactggactgccagggacgtcTCCATGTCTGTTGTTTGAAGCCACCCAGTTTGGGGTGCATTGTTACAGCCGCTCTGGGAAACAGGCAAGGTCATCTCCCTAGATGGCTACATTCAGGGCATCACCACCCCAACACAGAATCTGGGGAGCTCCCCACAGCTGGCTCCTCTACCTGCACCTggggccccccacccccgtctcTCCTCCAGCAACGTGGTCAGTTCCATGGCATCCTGTACTCATGCGGTGGGAAGGAAAAGCGGGAGGGAAGTAGAAGAGAAATGACATTttgaactctccctgctggagacAGTAGCTGGAAGAGGGAGGTGGTCTGCGGGCAGGGGCTCAGGGGATATGCCGCGTAGGGCCCAGTGAGGTCACAAGGCAGAGATGGCCTGAGGCCTTGGAAAGACATGGTGCTAGAACCCAGATCATGGAGGGTAGAGACCTCGCCCCTCACCCAGTTCCCCAGGCCAccggggagagaagggagggctgGAATGAGtagccccaggaaggagcactGATCAGAAGGCAGCGGGGGGCCTCAAGGCTCCAGCAGCCTCTCCTGGCTACCAGGCCTTGGGCAGGCCACTGATGGCAGAGGGAGAATTACACAGGTAATAAAGCtcctgctgtttagtcgctaaggcaTATCCGGctctgcaatcccaaggactgtgggcagccatgctcctctgtccatgtaattttccaggcaagaatattggggtgggttgccaattccttctccaagggatcttcccaatccacggGTGGAACCCAAGTCtactgcatgggcaggcggattctttaccactgagccacctgaaaagcctcAGGTAATAGATAGAGGGGTTATAAACATGCTTTTTTCCTAGTGTGTGACCTGAGAGCAAAACACACAGCCTCACCTGAGCTTCCTTCCCTCACCTGTCAAACGCAAAGAGCCATCCCTTCCTTCAGGGGTGTCAGTAAAGGATAGAGGCACTATCATGACGTGACTGTAGCTTCCGTGGATGGGGAAAAGGCCAATGCGGGTGGCCTTCTCCAGGCAGGTGCCTGTCTATTGCACCTTGAACCTTGTGAAAACGGGGACTGTCTGGcttgtgtttattcattcactgaacATCTACTGAACACCTCCTTTATGTGAGGCCCTATTCCAGTTATGGGAATGGAGCAGAAAGCAAGGTGGCCAAATGCCTACGTTTAAAGAGCCTAACAATCTGTGTGTcgggggcagggaggaagagaaaaacagttaccaaacagatgaataaatgaaaaatagaggCTAGTGATAGCATGGTGCAGAGcattaaagtgaaatgaaagaaagtgaaagtcaagtcaatcagttgtgtccgactctttgcaaccctatggactgtagcctaccaggctcttcctccatccatgggattttccaggcaaggatactgtagcctgccaggctcctccatccatgggattttccaggcaggaaaactggagtgcgttgccattttcttctctaggggatcttcccgacccagggatcaaacttaggtctcccaccttgcaggcagactctttaccctctgagccactggggaatcccaagaatactgaagtgggtagcctatcccttttctagcagatcttcccaacccaggaatcgaaccgggatctcctgcattgcaggcaaattctttaccaactgagccatcaggaagccctTACAGAGCATTAAGACAAGACAATGAGGCATAGAGAGGGGAGAACCGTAAGTCAtggaaggcctcctggaggaggtgactttTCTGCAGAGATCTGATGAAATCCAAGAAATAGCCATAAGAGGATCTGGGTGAAGAGCATTCCAGGTGGAAGAAGGACAAAGAAAGGGCCAGATGGGAAGGGCAGAGCATGGGGGAGAATGGCCTGGGGTgatgcacacagtaggtgctcaatgaatgCTTGTTCCCCTGGGAATCTGTACGTGGGCAGCCTGGGTTTGGGAGGCCACACCACCCTTGCTCATGGCTTGGTGCTCTGAGCCATGATGACCTAACCACCTGGCCCACAGGGAGTTCACggtcaagagtcagacatcccGGGAGCCCGAGTCCTCACACTGCCTgccctcattcattcactcatctccTTATCAGATAGTTACTGAGCATCTGCCGCATCTGGGCCTCATCCAAGGGGCTGGGCCACAAAGATGACCAAGCCCCGCTCTCATCGAAGTCTGGTGAGGGAGGCAGAAAGCTCCCTGGGAGACCCCAGCTCCAGGAGAGACTCCCTGCTCACCCCCGCAGCCAAGGGAGAAGCCAGCCCTGCGGGACCCAGGGAAGGTGTCCCAGAGGAGGCGATCCCCGCACCTGGCCTGGAAGGCTGAGCAGGGCTCTCCAGAATAGAATGTGGAGAAGGGCATTCCAGAAGGAGAGGGCAGCCTGGGTCAAGATGCCCAGCCAGCCCAGAAAGTGTGCTGTAGAAGGGCCAACGGGGCCAGCGCCAAGGGATGGACGCAGAGAGGCCATGGCAGTGAGGGCGGGAAGGGCCCTCACGGCCAGCCTAAGGAGCCTGGAGTGGACCCTGGGGGTGGTGGAGACCACTGCGGGTTTCCCAGTTCAGGAATCTGGGGTCGGTCTGGAGGGAGCCTCACAAATCACACAGTTGAAGCCAGGCTTCTCCCCTGGGGCTGCCCCCGCCTCCCCAGGGCCCTCggggctggaggag harbors:
- the RHBDD2 gene encoding rhomboid domain-containing protein 2 isoform X2; amino-acid sequence: MLGVSCVRSRMRRALVFGMVVPSLVVPWLLLCASWLIPQTSFLSNVCGLGIGLAYGFTYCFSFDVPEQVAMKLDQKFPFSLMRRISMFKYISGSSAERRAAQSRKLNPVPGSYPTQSGHPHLTPNHPAAQMQHASGQKLAAWPSCAPGHMPSLPPYQPASGLCYVQNHFGTTPNSSGVYPASAGASLGVQPPAPLNCPGTVYSGALATPAATGSKECSRVLMP